A window from Hemibagrus wyckioides isolate EC202008001 linkage group LG17, SWU_Hwy_1.0, whole genome shotgun sequence encodes these proteins:
- the LOC131367665 gene encoding uncharacterized protein LOC131367665: protein MAQKRVNLTQSSGAKKIRGENNLPSCDFGFDETFSSSLSHHNSCTTLNPYLTDAIDRLNESLGPSQQLVRQTPITDYSDIITPETQQRDIISELNQTLLALQNSLNEQGYSTQSNPSLIDAVNQLNVSLRSPEPVNTQLEHSNHNSDHNVSITPHTQHDIFSELNQSLLALQNSLNEQGYSTPLNPELLDAVNQLNDSLALATDQNINEVPTSEIEHNHTPLSPHDLFHDLNQSLVMLNEGFVNFFDTVASQNIQTVNEHRTETVNDQSPNVEDVQTADTENINPQSCIDVRISGGVNIQPPSVESMQLDNDENLAPPNVENMRTDNVENIAPPNVENVQAGNVENIPPPNVENVQAGNGIDPNIRIINRDRFNNTEIRRRVHFSSIAAVDSFADFYNYVLEILNSLIEVANEMISPKDIVTVEIRGDTIDVSSRIHLVNGSVDLQSFLTMLENSIQSKREIFSDDTLEIVIQIVRPPRGGSYRRKISTLFTSEAIQKKMRHLYIFHNKYMCFTLCVTQLLNPQNNDLQTEKIARQILRDVGLTENTAVTSADVSKFEKHLKCKIVIIHRSDNKAGYSFFQTSRTPHKKTIYLFLHDNHYYGVKSITGLLGRSYVCRFCHSGYENARAHKCEFSCNICRDVECYNHRQSIIKCPDCLRLCKSKRCFDIHKVKRRSERGVYSLCETGFYCSMRNVVEYRNPFNRRDHACLESRCDLCGEKVDSEISHFCYIQPLRKEKQNMRHIFYDFETTQETGTHTANLICCMNCRGMSWAFEGEGCVAAFFKAFRRKKYRGYTFIAHNPRGFDSYILLNHLVKEGIAPDIIAQGGKILCFSDTDFRQRYIDSLSFSPMKLSNLPKAMGFSEKKKGYFPHFWNTKEHQDYIGPYPEPELYGVDSMMPKDREDFFYVVRDRD, encoded by the coding sequence ATGGCGCAGAAGCGGGTGAATCTCACACAGTCTTCAGGGGCTAAGAAAATACGTGGTGAAAATAATCTACCGTCTTGTGATTTCGGTTTTGATGAAACTTTTTCTAGTAGTTTGTCACATCACAACTCATGCACAACTCTGAACCCCTATTTAACAGACGCTATCGACCGGTTAAACGAGAGTTTAGGACCATCACAGCAGCTTGTTAGACAGACCCCTATTACAGATtatagtgacatcattacacccGAGACACAACAACGTGACATAATCAGTGAACTTAACCAGACTCTGTTAGCATTACAGAATAGTCTAAATGAACAAGGTTACTCTACACAGTCGAATCCCTCATTAATAGATGCTGTTAACCAGTTGAATGTTAGTCTAAGAAGTCCTGAGCCGGTTAATACCCAATTAGAGCATTCCAATCATAATTCAGATCATAATGTATCAATTACACCACATACTCAACACGACATATTCAGTGAACTTAACCAGAGTCTGCTAGCATTACAGAATAGTCTAAATGAACAAGGTTACTCTACCCCCTTGAATCCTGAGTTATTAGATGCGGTTAATCAATTAAATGACAGTTTGGCTTTAGCCACAGATCAAAACATCAACGAGGTCCCTACTTCAGAAATCGAACATAATCATACACCGTTATCTCCACATGATCTGTTTCATGATCTTAACCAAAGCCTCGTTATGTTAAATGAGGGTTTTGTAAACTTTTTCGATACCGTTGCTTCACAAAACATTCaaactgtaaatgaacacaggaCTGAAACAGTAAATGATCAGTCTCCTAATGTAGAAGACGTGCAAACAGCTGACACTGAGAACATAAACCCCCAAAGCTGTATTGACGTGCGAATATCTGGCGGTGTTAACATACAACCCCCTAGTGTTGAAAGCATGCAATTAGATAATGACGAGAACCTAGCCCCTCCTAATGTAGAAAACATGCGAACAGATAACGTCGAGAACATAGCCCCTCCTAACGTGGAAAACGTGCAAGCTGGTAACGTCGAGAACATACCCCCTCCTAACGTAGAAAACGTGCAAGCTGGTAACGGGATTGATCCTAATATTAGAATAATTAATCGCGACCGATTCAATAATACTGAAATTAGGAGAAGAgtacatttttcatcgatcgcAGCTGTAGACAGCTTTGCggatttttataattatgtttTAGAAATCTTAAACAGTCTGATAGAAGTGGCTAATGAAATGATTTCACCAAAGGACATAGTAACGGTTGAAATTAGAGGTGATACGATCGACGTTTCTTCACGTATTCATCTAGTTAATGGGTCTGTTGATTTACAGTCTTTTCTGACCATGCTTGAAAATTCTATTCAAAGTAAACGTGAAATTTTTTCAGATGACACACTCGAAATAGTAATCCAAATAGTTCGACCACCTCGTGGTGGTTCATATAGAAGGAAGATTAGTACATTATTCACTTCGGAAGCTATACAGAAGAAGATGAGacatctgtatatatttcataataaatacatgtgttttacactgtgtgttacaCAACTTTTGAACCCTCAAAATAATGACCTTCAAACTGAAAAAATCGCTAGGCAAATCCTCCGTGATGTAGGATTAACTGAAAACACAGCTGTCACATCTGCTGATGTATCTAAATTTGAGAAGCATCTGAAGTGTAAAATTGTAATCATACACCGTTCTGACAACAAAGCCGGCTACTCTttctttcaaaccagcagaaccccccataaaaaaacaatttacttGTTCTTACATGACAATCATTATTACGGTGTTAAAAGCATTACAGGACTTTTGGGGCGTAGTTATGTCTGTCGTTTCTGTCATTCAGGGTATGAGAATGCCAGAGCTCACAAGTGTGAGTTTAGCTGTAACATTTGTCGTGATGTAGAATGCTACAATCATAGACAGAGTATAATTAAATGTCCTGATTGTTTGAGGTTGTGTAAGTCAAAACGTTGTTTCGACATACATAAAGTAAAACGCCGGTCAGAAAGAGGTGTATACTCTCTGTGTGAAACAGGGTTCTATTGCAGCATGCGTAATGTCGTAGAGTATCGGAACCCCTTTAACCGGAGAGATCATGCGTGCTTAGAGAGCCGTTGTGATCTCTGTGGTGAAAAAGTGGATTCAGAAATATCGCATTTCTGTTATATACAGCCGTTAAGGAAAGAAAAGCAGAATATGAGACACATCTTTTATGATTTCGAGACTACACAGGAAACCGGAACTCATACTGCTAATTTAATATGTTGCATGAATTGTCGTGGTATGTCGTGGGCGTTTGAAGGGGAGGGGTGTGTTGCAGCATTTTTTAAGGCTTTCCGTCGTAAAAAGTACAGAGGGTACACATTTATAGCGCATAACCCTAGAGGGTTCGATTCATACATTTTGTTGAATCATTTAGTGAAAGAAGGAATCGCCCCTGATATCATTGCACAAGGTGGAAaaattctgtgtttttctgatACAGATTTTCGACAGAGATACATCGATAGTCTGTCTTTCTCACCCATGAAGTTAAGTAATCTTCCTAAAGCCATGGGgttctcagaaaaaaagaaaggttatTTTCCGCATTTCtggaacacaaaagaacaccaAGACTACATAGGTCCATATCCTGAGCCCGAGCTTTACGGTGTGGATAGCATGATGCCTAAGGACagggaggattttttttatgtggtACGCGACCGTGACTGA